A genomic window from Cupriavidus metallidurans CH34 includes:
- the rplW gene encoding 50S ribosomal protein L23: MTQVAKNDHRLMQVLLAPVVSEKATLVADKNEQVVFEVARDANKAEVKAAVELLFKVEVQSVQILNQKGKQKRFGRFMGRRNHVKKAYVSLKPGQEINFEAEAK, encoded by the coding sequence ATGACGCAAGTAGCCAAGAACGATCATCGTTTGATGCAGGTGCTGCTCGCGCCGGTGGTTTCCGAAAAGGCAACCCTGGTAGCCGACAAGAATGAACAAGTCGTGTTCGAAGTGGCTCGCGATGCCAACAAGGCAGAAGTGAAGGCCGCAGTCGAACTGCTGTTCAAGGTCGAGGTGCAGTCCGTTCAGATCCTGAACCAGAAGGGCAAGCAAAAGCGCTTTGGCCGCTTCATGGGCCGTCGCAACCACGTGAAGAAAGCTTACGTGTCGCTGAAGCCGGGTCAGGAAATCAATTTTGAAGCGGAGGCCAAGTAA
- a CDS encoding dienelactone hydrolase family protein, with product MGQTIQIQTQDGNFSGYLATPAGGKGPGIVLCQEIFGVNATMRQVADYYAEEGYTVLVPDLFWRIEHGIELSDRGADFQRALGLYQQFDEDKGVQDVGAALATLRQRPECAGQTGVLGFCLGGKLAYLAACRLPDVACAVGYYGVGIERALGEARNIRGRLVLHVAERDGFCPPEAQASIREALSGQPGVELYVYPGMDHAFARTGGEHFDKASALMAHQRSIAAFRAEMGPHYDFSALWDKHCEYEFATRDVDATMATMVAEPYVNHIPTMTGGVGYRQLKRFYQHHFVHSNPPDTTLIPLSRTIGASQVVDEILFCFTHTCEIDWMLPGVPPTGKRVEIPLIAIIKFRGDKLYHEHIYWDQASVLVQVGLLDPKGLPVAGVETARKLLDETLPSNTLMARWSESEGK from the coding sequence ATGGGCCAGACTATCCAGATCCAGACCCAGGACGGCAACTTCAGTGGCTATCTCGCCACTCCGGCAGGAGGCAAGGGCCCTGGCATCGTGCTGTGCCAGGAGATCTTCGGCGTCAATGCCACCATGCGGCAGGTGGCCGACTACTATGCCGAGGAAGGCTATACCGTGCTGGTGCCGGATCTGTTCTGGCGCATCGAGCACGGGATCGAGCTATCCGACCGTGGGGCGGACTTCCAGCGTGCACTCGGCTTGTACCAGCAATTTGACGAAGATAAGGGCGTGCAGGACGTCGGCGCCGCTCTCGCCACGCTACGCCAACGCCCCGAATGCGCTGGCCAGACCGGTGTGCTCGGCTTCTGCCTCGGCGGCAAGCTGGCCTATCTGGCGGCGTGCCGACTGCCGGACGTAGCCTGTGCCGTCGGCTACTACGGGGTTGGTATCGAGCGCGCGCTTGGCGAGGCCAGAAACATCCGTGGCCGGCTGGTACTGCATGTCGCCGAGCGCGATGGCTTCTGCCCGCCCGAGGCGCAGGCGAGCATCCGCGAAGCGCTGTCCGGCCAACCCGGTGTCGAACTGTACGTCTATCCGGGGATGGATCACGCGTTCGCGCGCACCGGCGGCGAGCACTTCGACAAGGCCTCGGCCCTGATGGCGCACCAGCGTTCGATCGCGGCGTTCCGCGCCGAGATGGGCCCGCACTACGATTTCTCCGCGCTGTGGGATAAGCATTGCGAGTACGAATTCGCCACGCGCGATGTCGATGCCACGATGGCGACGATGGTGGCCGAGCCATACGTCAACCACATCCCGACGATGACCGGTGGCGTGGGCTACCGGCAGCTCAAGCGCTTCTACCAGCACCACTTCGTCCACAGCAATCCGCCCGACACCACGCTGATTCCGCTGTCCCGCACGATCGGCGCCAGCCAGGTAGTGGACGAGATCCTCTTCTGCTTTACCCACACCTGCGAGATCGACTGGATGCTCCCCGGCGTGCCTCCAACCGGCAAGCGCGTAGAGATCCCGCTGATCGCCATCATCAAGTTCCGTGGCGACAAGCTCTATCACGAGCATATCTACTGGGACCAGGCCAGCGTGCTGGTACAGGTCGGCCTGCTCGATCCCAAGGGGCTACCCGTGGCCGGAGTCGAGACGGCACGCAAGCTGCTGGACGAAACCCTGCCATCCAACACGCTGATGGCGCGCTGGAGCGAGAGCGAAGGCAAGTAA
- the rplC gene encoding 50S ribosomal protein L3 — MSLGLVGRKVGMTRIFTDDGDSIPVTVVEVGDNRVTQIKTDETDGYTAVQVTFGSRRASRVTKPLAGHLAKAGVEAGEVIKEFRIDAAKAAELQAGSSLSVDLFQVGQKIDVQGVSIGKGYAGTIKRHHFASGRATHGNSRSHNVPGSIGMAQDPGRVFPGKRMTGHLGDATRTVQNLEIAKIDAERKLLLVKGAIPGSKGGKVIVTPAVKAKA; from the coding sequence ATGAGCCTTGGCCTTGTAGGTCGCAAGGTTGGCATGACCCGTATTTTCACGGACGACGGTGATTCGATTCCCGTTACCGTGGTCGAGGTCGGCGACAACCGCGTGACGCAAATCAAGACGGACGAGACCGACGGTTACACCGCCGTTCAAGTCACCTTTGGCAGCCGACGCGCAAGCCGCGTTACCAAGCCGCTGGCGGGTCACCTCGCCAAAGCCGGTGTGGAAGCTGGCGAAGTCATCAAAGAATTCCGCATCGATGCAGCCAAGGCTGCCGAGCTGCAAGCTGGCAGCTCGCTCTCCGTCGACCTGTTCCAGGTTGGCCAGAAGATCGACGTGCAGGGCGTGAGCATCGGTAAGGGCTACGCCGGTACCATCAAGCGCCACCACTTCGCATCGGGTCGTGCCACCCACGGTAACTCGCGTTCGCACAACGTTCCGGGTTCCATCGGTATGGCACAGGATCCGGGCCGCGTGTTCCCGGGCAAGCGCATGACGGGTCACCTGGGTGACGCTACCCGCACCGTGCAAAACCTCGAGATCGCCAAGATCGACGCAGAGCGCAAGCTGCTGCTGGTCAAGGGCGCCATCCCCGGTTCCAAGGGCGGCAAGGTCATCGTGACCCCGGCCGTCAAGGCCAAAGCTTAA
- the rpsJ gene encoding 30S ribosomal protein S10 — protein sequence MQNQKIRIRLKAFDYRLIDQSAAEIVDTAKRTGAIVKGPVPLPTRIQRFDILRSPHVNKTSRDQFEIRTHQRLMDIVDPTDKTVDALMKLDLPAGVDVEIKV from the coding sequence ATGCAGAACCAGAAGATCCGTATCCGCCTGAAGGCTTTCGACTATCGCCTGATCGACCAGTCGGCAGCCGAAATCGTGGATACCGCCAAGCGTACCGGTGCTATCGTCAAGGGTCCCGTGCCCCTGCCGACCCGTATCCAGCGCTTCGACATCCTGCGTTCGCCGCACGTCAACAAGACCAGCCGCGATCAGTTCGAGATCCGCACTCACCAGCGCCTGATGGACATCGTCGACCCGACCGATAAGACCGTCGACGCGCTGATGAAGCTCGACCTGCCGGCAGGCGTGGACGTCGAGATCAAGGTGTAA
- the tuf gene encoding elongation factor Tu → MAKEKFERTKPHVNVGTIGHVDHGKTTLTAAIATVLAAKFGGAAKKYDEIDAAPEEKARGITINTAHVEYETANRHYAHVDCPGHADYVKNMITGAAQMDGAILVCSAADGPMPQTREHILLARQVGVPYIIVFLNKCDMVDDAELLELVEMEVRELLSKYEFPGDDTPIIKGSAKLALEGDKGELGEVAIMNLADALDTYIPTPERAVDGTFLMPVEDVFSISGRGTVVTGRIERGVIKVGEEIEIVGIRPTVKTTCTGVEMFRKLLDQGQAGDNVGLLLRGTKREDVERGQVLCKPGSIKPHTHFTGEVYILSKDEGGRHTPFFNNYRPQFYFRTTDVTGSIELPQDKEMVMPGDNVSITVKLIAPIAMEEGLRFAIREGGRTVGAGVVAKILD, encoded by the coding sequence ATGGCAAAGGAAAAGTTCGAGCGGACCAAGCCGCACGTGAACGTAGGTACGATTGGTCACGTTGACCACGGCAAGACGACGCTGACGGCAGCGATTGCCACGGTGCTGGCAGCCAAGTTCGGTGGCGCAGCCAAGAAGTACGACGAAATCGACGCAGCGCCGGAAGAGAAGGCACGCGGCATCACGATCAACACCGCGCACGTGGAATACGAGACGGCCAACCGTCACTACGCCCACGTTGACTGCCCGGGCCACGCTGACTATGTGAAGAACATGATCACGGGCGCTGCGCAGATGGACGGCGCGATTCTGGTGTGCTCGGCCGCTGACGGCCCGATGCCGCAGACGCGTGAGCACATCCTGCTGGCCCGTCAGGTTGGCGTGCCGTACATCATCGTGTTCCTGAACAAGTGCGACATGGTGGACGACGCCGAGCTGCTCGAGCTGGTGGAAATGGAAGTGCGCGAGCTGCTGTCGAAGTACGAATTCCCGGGCGACGACACGCCGATCATCAAGGGTTCGGCCAAGCTGGCGCTGGAAGGCGACAAGGGCGAACTGGGTGAAGTGGCGATCATGAACCTGGCCGACGCGCTGGACACGTACATCCCGACGCCGGAGCGCGCTGTGGACGGTACGTTCCTGATGCCGGTGGAAGACGTGTTCTCGATCTCGGGCCGCGGTACCGTGGTGACCGGTCGTATCGAGCGTGGCGTGATCAAGGTCGGTGAAGAAATCGAAATCGTGGGTATCCGCCCGACGGTGAAGACGACTTGCACGGGCGTGGAAATGTTCCGCAAGCTGCTGGATCAAGGCCAGGCTGGTGACAACGTTGGTCTGCTGCTGCGCGGCACGAAGCGCGAAGACGTGGAGCGTGGTCAAGTTCTGTGCAAGCCGGGCTCGATCAAGCCGCACACGCACTTCACGGGTGAGGTGTACATTCTGTCGAAGGACGAAGGTGGTCGTCACACGCCGTTCTTCAACAACTACCGCCCGCAGTTCTATTTCCGTACGACCGACGTGACCGGCTCGATCGAGCTGCCGCAGGACAAGGAAATGGTGATGCCGGGTGACAACGTGTCGATCACCGTCAAGCTGATCGCCCCGATCGCCATGGAAGAAGGTCTGCGCTTCGCTATCCGCGAAGGTGGCCGTACCGTCGGCGCCGGCGTTGTGGCAAAGATCCTCGACTAA
- the rplB gene encoding 50S ribosomal protein L2 has product MALVKTKPTSPGRRSMVKVVNKDLHKGAPHAPLLEKQFQKSGRNNNGHITTRHKGGGHKHHYRVVDFKRNDKDGIAAKVERLEYDPNRSANIALVLFADGERRYIIATKGMVAGQALMNGSEAPIKAGNNLPIRNIPVGTTINNVEILPGKGAQVARAAGGSAVLLAREGLYAQVRLRSGEVRRVHIECRATIGEVGNEEHSLRVIGKAGATRWRGIRPTVRGVVMNPVDHPHGGGEGKTAAGRDPVSPWGTPAKGYRTRSNKRTDSMIVQRRHKR; this is encoded by the coding sequence ATGGCACTCGTCAAGACCAAGCCGACTTCCCCGGGTCGTCGCTCGATGGTGAAGGTGGTCAACAAGGACCTTCACAAGGGCGCCCCGCACGCTCCGCTGCTGGAAAAGCAATTCCAGAAGTCGGGTCGTAACAACAATGGTCATATCACCACCCGCCACAAGGGCGGTGGTCATAAGCACCACTACCGCGTGGTCGACTTCAAGCGCAACGACAAGGACGGCATCGCCGCCAAGGTCGAGCGCCTGGAATACGATCCGAACCGCAGCGCGAACATCGCGCTGGTGCTGTTCGCCGACGGCGAGCGCCGCTACATCATCGCCACGAAGGGCATGGTGGCCGGCCAAGCCCTGATGAACGGCTCGGAAGCGCCGATCAAGGCTGGTAACAACCTGCCGATCCGCAACATCCCGGTTGGTACCACGATCAACAACGTGGAAATCCTGCCTGGCAAGGGCGCGCAAGTTGCGCGTGCTGCTGGTGGTTCCGCCGTGCTGCTGGCCCGCGAAGGCCTGTACGCTCAGGTTCGTCTGCGCTCCGGTGAAGTGCGTCGCGTGCATATCGAATGCCGCGCCACCATCGGTGAAGTGGGCAACGAAGAGCACAGCCTGCGCGTCATCGGCAAGGCCGGTGCAACTCGCTGGCGCGGTATTCGCCCGACCGTTCGCGGCGTGGTGATGAACCCGGTCGACCACCCGCATGGTGGTGGTGAAGGCAAGACTGCTGCTGGTCGCGATCCTGTGTCGCCGTGGGGTACCCCTGCTAAGGGTTACCGTACCCGCAGCAACAAGCGCACGGACAGCATGATCGTCCAGCGCCGCCACAAGCGCTAA
- the rpsS gene encoding 30S ribosomal protein S19 produces MTRSAKKGPFCDGHLLKKVEAAVGGKDKKPIKTWSRRSTILPDFIGLTIAVHNGRQHVPVYVTENMVGHKLGEFAITRTFKGHAADKKAKR; encoded by the coding sequence ATGACTCGTTCCGCAAAAAAGGGTCCGTTCTGCGACGGCCACCTGCTGAAGAAGGTGGAAGCGGCCGTTGGCGGCAAGGACAAGAAGCCCATCAAGACATGGTCGCGTCGTTCGACCATTCTGCCGGACTTCATCGGCCTGACGATCGCCGTGCACAACGGCCGTCAACACGTGCCGGTGTACGTGACGGAAAACATGGTTGGCCACAAGCTCGGCGAATTTGCGATCACTCGCACGTTCAAGGGCCACGCGGCTGACAAGAAAGCGAAGAGGTAA
- a CDS encoding flavin reductase family protein: MDSTKIVASTPAGAPDPRALRRVCGRFATGVAIIGACAPQGRPVGLTVNSFASLSLDPPLIVWSLARHSPNAALFQSGEAFGVSILRAGHDELARRFARPQPDKFAGVPHWRCPRGVPYLDEALATLSCRVERADPLGDHLLIVGAVEDFAASDGDPLVFYGGDFVRVAA, encoded by the coding sequence ATGGACTCGACCAAGATAGTCGCAAGCACGCCGGCGGGCGCGCCCGATCCCCGCGCCCTGCGAAGGGTCTGCGGACGGTTCGCGACGGGCGTGGCGATCATTGGTGCGTGCGCCCCACAAGGCCGGCCGGTGGGGCTGACCGTGAACTCGTTCGCCTCGCTGTCGCTGGATCCGCCGCTGATCGTTTGGAGCCTGGCGCGCCATTCGCCCAATGCGGCACTGTTTCAGTCAGGAGAGGCGTTCGGCGTGAGCATCCTCCGGGCCGGGCACGACGAACTGGCGCGTCGATTCGCCAGACCCCAGCCCGACAAGTTCGCCGGTGTGCCGCACTGGCGCTGTCCGCGTGGCGTGCCATATCTTGACGAGGCGCTCGCGACGCTTTCGTGCCGTGTCGAGCGCGCCGACCCGCTCGGCGATCACCTGCTGATCGTCGGTGCGGTAGAGGATTTTGCAGCCTCCGATGGTGATCCGCTGGTGTTCTACGGGGGCGATTTCGTCCGCGTGGCCGCCTGA
- a CDS encoding SDR family oxidoreductase — MQGLQDKVAIVTGGATLIGAGVARAFAEAGTRVAILDIDAAGGERVAALLGPMAMFVPTDITQDDQVRSAVAQVVSRFGGVDFLVNLACTYLDDGFRSSRADWLAALDVNVVSGVMLAQAVHPHMRTRGGGAIVNFTSISARVAQTGRWLYPVSKAAMAQLTRSMAMDLAPDRIRVNAVSPGWTWCRLMDEVSGGNRARTDAVAAPFHMLGRVGEPDEVAQVVLFLCSDHASFVTGADYAVDGGYAAMGPEQNVPAIGKLAG, encoded by the coding sequence ATGCAAGGCTTGCAGGACAAGGTAGCCATCGTCACAGGCGGCGCCACACTGATCGGCGCGGGGGTTGCCCGCGCATTTGCCGAAGCGGGCACCCGCGTGGCGATTCTCGATATCGACGCCGCCGGCGGCGAGCGCGTGGCGGCGTTGTTGGGACCGATGGCCATGTTCGTGCCCACCGACATCACCCAGGACGATCAGGTCCGCAGCGCGGTGGCGCAGGTGGTCAGCCGATTCGGCGGCGTGGATTTTCTGGTCAACCTGGCCTGCACCTATCTGGATGATGGCTTTCGCTCTTCCCGCGCTGACTGGCTGGCGGCACTCGATGTGAACGTGGTGTCCGGCGTCATGCTGGCGCAGGCCGTGCACCCGCACATGCGCACGCGTGGCGGCGGTGCCATCGTCAATTTCACCAGCATCTCGGCGCGGGTCGCGCAGACCGGGCGCTGGCTCTATCCAGTATCCAAGGCCGCCATGGCGCAACTGACGCGCAGCATGGCGATGGACCTCGCGCCGGACCGCATCCGCGTCAATGCCGTCTCACCGGGATGGACCTGGTGCCGGCTGATGGACGAAGTCAGCGGTGGCAACCGCGCGCGCACCGATGCCGTGGCCGCGCCCTTCCACATGCTCGGCCGCGTTGGCGAGCCGGACGAGGTCGCACAGGTGGTCCTGTTTCTCTGCTCGGATCACGCCAGCTTCGTCACCGGAGCGGACTACGCGGTGGATGGCGGATACGCCGCCATGGGCCCTGAACAGAACGTCCCGGCCATCGGCAAGCTGGCTGGCTGA
- the rplV gene encoding 50S ribosomal protein L22 translates to MEVKAIHRGARISAQKTRLVADQIRGLPIERALNILAFSPKKAAGIVKKVVESAIANAEHNEGADIDELKVKSIFVDKATSLKRFTARAKGRGNRIEKQTCHITVTLGN, encoded by the coding sequence ATGGAAGTGAAAGCGATTCATCGCGGTGCCCGCATCTCCGCCCAGAAGACGCGTCTGGTCGCTGACCAGATCCGTGGTCTGCCGATCGAGCGTGCGCTCAACATCCTGGCTTTCAGCCCGAAGAAGGCCGCCGGGATCGTGAAGAAGGTGGTCGAATCGGCCATCGCCAACGCTGAGCACAACGAAGGCGCCGACATCGACGAGCTGAAGGTCAAATCGATCTTCGTCGACAAGGCAACCTCGCTCAAGCGCTTCACCGCACGGGCGAAGGGCCGCGGCAACCGCATCGAGAAACAAACCTGTCACATCACTGTGACGCTCGGCAACTAA
- the rplD gene encoding 50S ribosomal protein L4 produces MELKLLQDNGQIGAGVAASAEVFGRDYNEALVHQIVVAYQANARSGNRKQKDREEVKHTTKKPWRQKGTGRARAGMSSSPLWRGGGRIFPNSPEENFSQKVNKKMFRAGMRSIYSQLAREGRINVVDGFAVDAPKTKLLADKFKAMGLDSVLIITDNLDENLYLASRNLPNVAVVEPRHADPLSLVHYKKVLVTKAAVAQIEELLK; encoded by the coding sequence ATGGAACTCAAGCTCCTCCAGGACAACGGTCAAATCGGCGCCGGCGTTGCCGCGTCTGCCGAAGTGTTCGGCCGTGACTACAACGAAGCCCTCGTTCACCAGATCGTCGTCGCTTACCAGGCCAACGCGCGTAGCGGTAACCGTAAGCAGAAGGATCGTGAAGAGGTCAAGCACACGACCAAGAAGCCGTGGCGCCAGAAGGGTACGGGCCGTGCTCGTGCCGGTATGTCGTCCTCGCCCCTGTGGCGTGGCGGTGGCCGTATCTTCCCGAATTCGCCGGAAGAGAACTTCAGCCAGAAGGTCAACAAGAAGATGTTCCGTGCTGGTATGCGCTCGATTTACTCGCAGCTCGCACGTGAAGGTCGTATCAACGTGGTGGACGGTTTCGCTGTCGACGCGCCCAAGACCAAGCTCTTGGCCGACAAGTTCAAGGCCATGGGCCTGGACTCGGTGCTGATCATCACCGACAACCTCGACGAGAACCTCTACCTGGCTTCGCGCAACCTGCCGAACGTGGCAGTCGTGGAGCCGCGTCATGCTGATCCGCTGTCGCTCGTGCACTACAAGAAGGTGCTGGTGACGAAGGCGGCTGTCGCGCAGATCGAGGAGTTGCTGAAATGA
- a CDS encoding AraC family transcriptional regulator: MPQMPPTAPAMVPLAGALLHDTGRLVFDSDDLDTTRARVASVFKPHRLTLHGNALRARMHHVPVGAVSFNRLSYGGDVTIDPGPLGDFLLIQMPMAGQADIHCGGQHVVSDSECASVLTPSEPLRMRWSADNDQLIVRIERSALERVCAAYLGRRPNQPLRFQLGMAWRNTGWQSLVQYLADTLNHAPQTASHPLTACQLEQLAIGTLLTFQPHSLSDVLREHGKPLAPRHVKVVEEYIHAHADAAVTPALLAEMAGVSLRSLYAGFREHRGLSPMTYLRTVRLERVRQDLLNDASLSSVTAAALRWGFAHLGRFSVEYRRAFGECPGETLRRRGRG; encoded by the coding sequence ATGCCGCAGATGCCCCCCACTGCCCCGGCCATGGTGCCGCTGGCAGGTGCCCTGCTTCACGACACCGGCCGTCTGGTGTTCGATTCGGACGACCTCGACACCACGCGTGCACGGGTTGCGTCGGTCTTCAAGCCCCATCGACTCACCCTGCATGGCAATGCTCTGCGTGCGCGAATGCATCACGTGCCCGTGGGGGCAGTGTCCTTCAACCGGCTCAGTTACGGCGGAGACGTGACAATCGACCCAGGCCCGCTCGGCGATTTCTTGCTGATACAGATGCCGATGGCTGGCCAGGCGGATATTCACTGCGGCGGGCAGCACGTTGTCTCGGATTCGGAATGCGCCTCGGTGCTGACGCCGAGCGAACCCCTGCGGATGCGATGGAGCGCCGACAACGACCAACTCATCGTACGCATCGAACGCAGCGCGCTGGAACGCGTTTGCGCGGCATATCTGGGCCGGCGACCGAACCAGCCGCTGCGCTTCCAGCTCGGCATGGCCTGGCGCAACACGGGGTGGCAGTCGCTCGTCCAGTATCTTGCCGACACCTTGAACCACGCGCCGCAAACCGCGAGCCACCCGCTAACTGCCTGCCAGCTCGAGCAGTTGGCAATCGGCACATTGCTGACGTTCCAGCCGCACAGCCTGTCCGACGTGTTACGCGAACACGGCAAGCCGCTGGCGCCAAGGCACGTGAAGGTTGTCGAGGAATACATCCATGCCCACGCCGATGCAGCGGTGACGCCCGCGCTGCTCGCCGAGATGGCGGGGGTCAGTCTGCGCAGCCTGTATGCGGGATTCCGCGAGCATCGGGGCCTGAGCCCGATGACCTATCTGCGCACGGTCCGCCTGGAACGGGTGAGGCAGGATCTGCTCAATGACGCATCGCTGTCTTCGGTAACGGCCGCCGCGTTGCGCTGGGGCTTTGCTCACCTGGGGCGATTCAGCGTCGAATACCGGCGTGCGTTTGGGGAGTGCCCGGGAGAGACCTTGCGACGACGCGGTCGGGGCTGA
- the rpsC gene encoding 30S ribosomal protein S3: MGQKIHPTGFRLAVSRNWASRWYANNTKFAGMLKEDIEVREFLKKKLKNASVGRVVIERPARNARITIYSSRPGVVIGKKGEDIELLKAELQRRMGVPVHVNIEEIRKPETDAQLIADSITQQLERRIMFRRAMKRAMQNAMRLGAQGIKIMSSGRLNGIEIARTEWYREGRVPLHTLRADIDYGFSEAETTYGIIGVKVWVYKGDHLGRNDAPVVEEPQEDRRRRPGRPEGRRREGEGRPAGNRRGGAGAGRRAAPGADAKSGE; this comes from the coding sequence ATGGGACAGAAGATTCATCCGACTGGCTTCCGTCTGGCCGTCAGCCGTAACTGGGCTTCGCGTTGGTACGCCAACAACACGAAGTTCGCCGGCATGCTGAAAGAAGACATCGAAGTTCGCGAGTTCCTGAAGAAGAAGCTCAAGAACGCATCGGTTGGCCGCGTCGTGATCGAGCGTCCTGCCCGTAATGCACGTATCACCATTTACAGCTCGCGTCCGGGCGTGGTGATCGGCAAGAAGGGTGAGGACATCGAACTGCTGAAGGCCGAGCTGCAACGTCGCATGGGTGTGCCCGTGCACGTGAACATCGAGGAAATCCGCAAGCCGGAAACCGATGCGCAGCTGATCGCCGATTCGATCACGCAGCAGCTCGAGCGCCGCATCATGTTCCGTCGCGCCATGAAGCGCGCGATGCAGAACGCGATGCGTCTGGGTGCCCAAGGCATCAAGATCATGAGCTCGGGTCGTCTGAACGGTATCGAAATCGCACGTACCGAGTGGTACCGCGAAGGCCGTGTGCCCCTGCACACCCTGCGCGCCGACATCGACTACGGCTTCTCCGAAGCCGAAACCACCTACGGCATCATCGGTGTCAAGGTGTGGGTCTACAAGGGTGATCACCTGGGCCGCAACGATGCGCCCGTGGTTGAAGAGCCGCAAGAAGACCGTCGTCGTCGCCCGGGTCGTCCGGAAGGCCGTCGCCGCGAAGGTGAAGGCCGTCCGGCTGGCAACCGCCGCGGTGGTGCCGGTGCTGGTCGTCGTGCTGCGCCTGGCGCAGATGCGAAGAGTGGAGAATAA
- a CDS encoding styrene monooxygenase/indole monooxygenase family protein, giving the protein MSQRIAIVGAGQSGLQMALGLQARGYRVTLLSNRTADQIRAGKVMSSQCMFDRALQTERDLDLNWWEEACPPVEGIGLAIPHPERRGEKLIDWAAPLDRVAQAVDQRLKMPAWMDAFVERGGDLRIVDVGLNELEALTLDHDLVLLAAGKGEIVSRFERDAARSPFSAPQRALALTYVTGMLPRTPFSRVCFNLIPGVGEYFVFPALTLSGPCEIMVFEGVPGGDMDRWSEARTPEAHLEESLRILRTYLPWEAERCDRVALTDANGILSGRFAPTVRKPVLTLPSGRLVFGMADAVVVNDPITGQGSNNAAKCCKVYLDAILARDGLPYDADWMNQTFERYWAYAGDVVNWTNSLLTPPPPHILGLLGAAGQSPALAARIANGFDNPPDFFPWWSDPLACQQLIDQQLAKAA; this is encoded by the coding sequence ATGAGCCAACGTATTGCCATCGTCGGTGCCGGCCAGTCCGGATTACAGATGGCCCTGGGGCTGCAGGCCAGAGGCTATCGGGTGACATTGCTGTCTAATCGCACCGCGGACCAGATTCGCGCGGGCAAGGTGATGTCCAGCCAATGCATGTTCGACCGCGCGCTGCAGACCGAGCGCGATCTCGATCTCAACTGGTGGGAGGAAGCGTGCCCGCCCGTGGAAGGTATCGGCCTGGCCATTCCCCATCCGGAACGGCGCGGCGAGAAGCTGATCGACTGGGCGGCCCCGCTGGACCGCGTGGCGCAGGCAGTGGACCAGCGCCTGAAGATGCCGGCGTGGATGGATGCCTTTGTCGAACGCGGCGGCGATCTGCGCATTGTCGATGTTGGGCTGAATGAGTTGGAAGCCCTGACGCTCGACCACGACCTGGTGCTGCTGGCCGCCGGCAAGGGGGAGATCGTCAGCCGCTTCGAGCGCGACGCCGCACGCAGCCCTTTCAGCGCGCCACAACGCGCGCTGGCGCTGACGTACGTCACCGGCATGTTGCCGCGCACACCCTTCTCGCGGGTTTGCTTCAACCTCATCCCGGGGGTAGGGGAGTACTTCGTGTTCCCAGCACTTACGCTATCCGGGCCATGCGAGATCATGGTGTTCGAAGGGGTACCGGGCGGCGACATGGACCGCTGGTCCGAAGCGCGCACGCCGGAAGCACACCTCGAGGAGAGCCTGCGCATCCTGCGTACCTATCTGCCCTGGGAGGCCGAGCGTTGCGATCGCGTGGCGCTGACCGATGCCAACGGCATCCTGTCGGGCCGCTTCGCGCCGACGGTGCGCAAGCCGGTACTGACCTTGCCTTCCGGTCGACTGGTGTTCGGCATGGCCGACGCCGTGGTCGTCAACGATCCCATCACTGGTCAGGGTTCGAATAACGCCGCCAAGTGCTGCAAGGTCTATCTGGATGCCATCCTCGCGCGGGACGGCCTTCCCTATGACGCGGACTGGATGAACCAGACGTTCGAGCGGTACTGGGCGTATGCGGGCGATGTGGTCAACTGGACCAACTCGCTGCTGACCCCGCCGCCGCCTCATATCCTCGGCCTCTTGGGCGCCGCGGGCCAGTCGCCGGCTTTGGCCGCGCGCATTGCCAACGGATTCGACAATCCACCGGATTTCTTCCCGTGGTGGTCCGATCCGTTGGCATGTCAGCAGTTGATCGACCAGCAACTGGCCAAGGCAGCGTGA